One window of Chloroflexus aggregans DSM 9485 genomic DNA carries:
- the rpsC gene encoding 30S ribosomal protein S3 has product MGRKVHPIGFRLGYIKDWQSKWFAEGETYTKQLHEDIELRKLISKELQSAGVSRIEIERSANKIEISVYTAKPGIVIGKRGTNVDTLKSALEKKTGKKIKLNIKEISQPELDAQLVAESIGEQITKRVSYKRAMKQAVQRAMRLGAQGVKIRCSGRLAGAEMARVHEEAEGRVPRHTLRADIDYAQVHAHTTYGRIGVKVWIYKGDVFPNQSAKASVEQPATAPASERRERAPRRNSNASA; this is encoded by the coding sequence TTGGGGCGCAAAGTACATCCGATCGGCTTCCGGCTCGGTTATATCAAGGATTGGCAGTCGAAGTGGTTTGCCGAAGGCGAAACCTACACGAAGCAACTCCATGAAGATATCGAGCTGCGTAAGCTGATTAGCAAGGAATTGCAAAGCGCTGGCGTGTCGCGGATCGAGATTGAACGCTCGGCAAATAAGATCGAGATTTCGGTCTACACGGCAAAACCCGGAATCGTGATCGGGAAACGCGGCACGAATGTCGATACGTTGAAGAGCGCGCTGGAGAAAAAAACGGGTAAGAAGATTAAGCTGAATATTAAAGAGATCAGCCAGCCCGAACTCGATGCCCAACTGGTGGCCGAAAGTATCGGTGAGCAGATCACCAAGCGCGTTAGCTACAAGCGTGCAATGAAGCAGGCCGTCCAGCGTGCAATGCGCTTGGGAGCGCAAGGCGTGAAGATCCGCTGCTCGGGTCGTCTTGCCGGTGCCGAAATGGCCCGCGTGCATGAAGAGGCAGAGGGCCGCGTTCCACGCCATACGCTCCGGGCCGATATTGATTATGCACAGGTGCATGCCCATACGACCTACGGCCGGATTGGCGTGAAAGTCTGGATCTATAAGGGAGATGTCTTCCCCAACCAGAGCGCCAAGGCCTCTGTCGAGCAGCCGGCGACCGCGCCCGCGTCTGAACGGCGTGAACGCGCGCCGAGGAGGAATAGCAATGCTTCTGCCTAA
- the rplD gene encoding 50S ribosomal protein L4, translating into MQATLYNQAGEQVGSIEVSDYIFGIEPNVPVMHQYVVMQNANARLGTHNTRGRGEVKGSTRKLYRQKGTGRARQGSIRAPHHKGGGVAHGPHPRSYRVSMPRKMRRLGVRSALSVKFAANQIRFIDELTFPQPRTKDFVAFLQAHGLADKKTLVVIDSKSPANENLRRSANNLPKVKTLLAHYLNVRDLLVYDHIIMPKAAVQVVESYLGERSRLAAPAQEG; encoded by the coding sequence ATGCAGGCAACACTCTACAATCAGGCCGGAGAGCAGGTGGGCTCAATTGAAGTCAGCGATTATATCTTCGGCATCGAACCAAACGTGCCGGTGATGCATCAGTACGTGGTGATGCAAAACGCTAATGCCCGCCTCGGTACACACAATACACGCGGTCGTGGAGAAGTTAAGGGGTCGACCCGCAAGCTTTACCGCCAAAAGGGCACCGGTCGCGCTCGCCAGGGATCGATCCGCGCACCACACCACAAAGGTGGTGGTGTCGCCCACGGTCCACACCCGCGCTCGTATCGCGTCTCGATGCCGCGTAAGATGCGCCGGCTTGGGGTACGCTCGGCTCTGTCGGTAAAGTTCGCTGCAAACCAGATTCGCTTTATCGATGAGCTTACCTTCCCTCAGCCGCGCACCAAGGATTTCGTTGCATTCTTGCAAGCGCACGGTCTCGCCGATAAAAAGACTCTTGTCGTCATCGATAGCAAGAGCCCGGCCAACGAGAATCTGCGCCGCTCGGCCAACAATTTGCCGAAGGTGAAGACGTTGCTGGCTCACTATCTGAATGTTCGCGATTTGCTGGTCTACGACCACATCATTATGCCTAAGGCGGCGGTTCAAGTGGTCGAGAGCTATCTCGGCGAACGCTCTCGCTTGGCGGCGCCGGCGCAGGAGGGATAA
- the rplN gene encoding 50S ribosomal protein L14: protein MIQPQTRLKVADNTGAKEIMCIRVLGGSRVRYGRVGDIIVASVKEATPGGQVKKGDVVKAVIIRTAKEYGRPDGSHIRFDDNAAVLIGKENNPRGTRIFGPVARELREKQFMRIVSLAPEVL from the coding sequence ATGATCCAGCCTCAGACTCGGCTGAAAGTCGCTGATAACACCGGGGCCAAAGAGATCATGTGCATCCGGGTCCTTGGTGGTTCGCGGGTTCGCTATGGCCGGGTTGGTGATATTATCGTCGCCTCGGTGAAAGAGGCAACACCCGGTGGTCAGGTCAAGAAGGGTGATGTCGTCAAAGCAGTGATCATTCGTACAGCCAAAGAGTATGGCCGACCGGACGGTTCGCACATCCGCTTTGACGATAATGCGGCGGTGTTGATCGGGAAAGAGAATAACCCACGTGGCACCCGCATTTTTGGCCCGGTGGCCCGTGAGTTGCGCGAGAAGCAGTTTATGCGGATCGTGTCGCTCGCCCCGGAGGTGCTGTGA
- the rplC gene encoding 50S ribosomal protein L3, whose protein sequence is MIHGLLGRKIGMMQYFTKEGRAIPVTVIAAGPCIVTQIRTPERDGYSAVQLGYEEVEARKLTKPQQGHLKASGGKMLRYLREFSADDPLAHKPGEVVTVELFKPGQKVDISGTSKGRGFAGVVKRHGFRGGPKTHGQSDRHRAPGSIGAGTTPGRVWKGQRMAGRMGGDRVTIQNLEVVEVLPEQNLLLVKGSVPGARNGLLQIRKAVKG, encoded by the coding sequence ATGATTCACGGATTGTTAGGTCGTAAAATCGGGATGATGCAGTACTTCACCAAGGAAGGGAGGGCTATCCCGGTAACGGTTATCGCAGCCGGGCCTTGCATCGTCACCCAGATTCGTACACCCGAACGCGATGGCTATAGCGCGGTGCAGCTCGGTTACGAGGAAGTAGAAGCGCGCAAGCTCACCAAGCCCCAGCAGGGTCATCTCAAGGCATCGGGCGGTAAGATGTTGCGCTATCTCCGTGAGTTTAGCGCCGACGACCCACTTGCCCATAAACCCGGTGAAGTGGTGACAGTTGAGCTGTTCAAGCCCGGCCAGAAGGTCGATATTTCAGGAACCTCAAAGGGTCGTGGCTTTGCGGGTGTCGTCAAGCGGCACGGCTTCCGTGGTGGCCCTAAGACCCACGGCCAAAGTGACCGCCACCGTGCTCCCGGTTCGATTGGAGCCGGGACCACACCCGGTCGTGTATGGAAAGGCCAGCGTATGGCCGGTCGAATGGGCGGCGACCGCGTCACCATCCAGAATCTGGAAGTGGTTGAAGTACTGCCCGAACAGAATTTGCTACTGGTAAAGGGCTCCGTTCCCGGCGCCCGCAATGGCCTGCTTCAGATCCGCAAAGCGGTGAAGGGCTAA
- the rpsQ gene encoding 30S ribosomal protein S17, producing the protein MMTAEQKRKTTKVGRVVSDKMDKTVVVKVDYLKPHPLYRKIIRRSKKFHAHDEENTCKVGDVVRIEETRPLSRTKRWRVVEIIKRGEEA; encoded by the coding sequence ATGATGACAGCGGAACAAAAGCGCAAAACGACAAAGGTTGGTCGCGTCGTAAGCGATAAAATGGACAAGACGGTAGTGGTTAAGGTGGATTATCTGAAACCTCACCCGCTCTACCGCAAGATTATTCGGCGCTCGAAGAAGTTTCACGCCCACGATGAGGAGAATACCTGTAAAGTGGGTGATGTGGTGCGGATTGAGGAGACCCGCCCGTTGAGCCGTACTAAGCGCTGGCGGGTTGTGGAGATTATTAAACGTGGCGAGGAGGCATAG
- the rplB gene encoding 50S ribosomal protein L2 produces the protein MGIRIYKPTSAGRRNMSVSTFEEITKKRPEPGLIEPLRKKAGRNNQGRITVRHRGGGHKRFYRIIDFKRDKFGIPAKVQAIEYDPNRSARIALLAYVDGEKRYIIAPLGLKVGDTVMSGPNAEIRVGNALPLGAIPLGTQIHNIELEIGRGGVLVRAAGTAAQLMAKEGDYATIRMPSGEVRMIHLRCMATIGQVGNVDHQNIRLGKAGRSRWLGRRPRVRGAAMNPRDHPHGGGEGRAPRGMSTPKTKWGKPARGVKTRHNPRFDRFIIRRRK, from the coding sequence ATGGGTATTCGCATCTACAAGCCAACCTCGGCCGGTCGCCGCAATATGTCGGTTTCGACCTTCGAGGAGATTACCAAGAAACGACCGGAGCCAGGTCTGATCGAGCCGCTACGCAAGAAGGCCGGGCGTAATAACCAGGGTCGTATCACGGTGCGCCATCGTGGCGGTGGGCACAAGCGCTTCTATCGGATCATCGATTTTAAGCGCGATAAGTTCGGGATTCCGGCCAAAGTGCAGGCGATTGAGTACGATCCCAACCGCAGTGCGCGGATCGCGCTGTTAGCCTACGTCGACGGTGAAAAGCGTTATATTATTGCCCCACTCGGCTTAAAGGTCGGTGATACGGTGATGAGTGGCCCCAACGCCGAGATTCGGGTTGGGAATGCGTTGCCACTCGGTGCGATCCCGCTCGGTACCCAGATCCACAACATCGAGCTGGAGATTGGACGCGGTGGTGTGTTAGTACGTGCTGCCGGTACTGCTGCCCAGTTGATGGCCAAAGAGGGCGATTACGCAACCATCCGTATGCCCTCCGGCGAAGTGCGCATGATCCACCTGCGCTGTATGGCAACTATTGGGCAAGTCGGGAACGTCGACCATCAGAACATCCGATTGGGTAAAGCCGGTCGCTCACGCTGGCTCGGTCGACGACCGCGCGTGCGTGGTGCCGCGATGAACCCCCGCGACCATCCCCACGGTGGTGGTGAAGGACGCGCGCCACGTGGTATGAGTACGCCAAAGACAAAGTGGGGGAAGCCGGCCCGTGGTGTCAAGACCCGCCACAATCCGCGCTTCGATCGCTTTATTATCCGTCGGCGCAAGTAA
- the rplP gene encoding 50S ribosomal protein L16: protein MLLPKRTKYRKMQKGRSHGLSYRGNSVAFGEYGLMALEPSWISSRQIEAARRAITNYVKRGGKVWIRIFPDKPITRKPAETRMGGGKGSVDHWVAVVKPGRIMFELAGVREDIAHEALRRAAQKLPVKCKVIDREEQGTMATDQEVSSESE, encoded by the coding sequence ATGCTTCTGCCTAAGCGCACGAAGTACCGAAAAATGCAGAAAGGGCGCAGTCACGGCCTCTCCTACCGCGGTAATAGCGTTGCATTCGGTGAGTATGGCCTGATGGCGCTCGAACCAAGCTGGATCTCCAGCCGCCAAATTGAGGCTGCCCGCCGCGCGATTACCAATTACGTCAAGCGTGGTGGTAAGGTCTGGATACGGATCTTCCCGGATAAGCCGATCACCCGCAAACCCGCCGAAACCCGGATGGGCGGTGGTAAGGGTTCGGTCGATCACTGGGTTGCCGTGGTCAAGCCCGGTCGCATTATGTTCGAGCTGGCCGGTGTGCGTGAAGATATTGCCCACGAGGCACTGCGCCGTGCCGCTCAGAAGCTGCCGGTTAAGTGCAAAGTGATCGATCGCGAAGAGCAAGGTACGATGGCAACTGATCAGGAGGTGAGCAGTGAAAGCGAGTGA
- the rpsS gene encoding 30S ribosomal protein S19 translates to MSRSSKKGPYVDIKLLDKIEAMNKANEKRAIRTWSRDSTIFPQMIGHTILVHDGRRHVPVYITENMVGHKLGEFAPTRFFRGHGGKKADKRGKVK, encoded by the coding sequence ATGTCCCGCTCGTCGAAGAAGGGGCCATACGTTGATATTAAACTGCTCGATAAAATCGAAGCGATGAATAAGGCTAACGAAAAGCGGGCGATCCGCACGTGGTCGCGTGACTCAACCATCTTCCCGCAGATGATTGGTCATACCATCCTGGTTCACGATGGCCGCCGCCATGTGCCCGTTTACATTACCGAAAATATGGTCGGGCATAAGCTGGGTGAATTCGCTCCTACCCGGTTCTTCCGCGGCCACGGTGGTAAGAAGGCCGATAAGCGCGGGAAAGTTAAGTAG
- the rplV gene encoding 50S ribosomal protein L22, which produces MEAKAVTRYVRISPLKVRLVMDVVRGMPVDRALATLRYMPQKAAREVARTLKSAIANAEHNFDMNRDELYIKTIYADQGPVLKRFMPRARGMANRIRKPTTHITVVVADKSDY; this is translated from the coding sequence ATGGAAGCAAAAGCTGTAACTCGTTATGTGCGAATCTCGCCGCTGAAGGTTCGTCTCGTGATGGATGTTGTGCGTGGTATGCCGGTTGACCGCGCCTTGGCAACTCTACGCTATATGCCGCAAAAGGCAGCACGTGAAGTGGCCCGCACGCTCAAGTCGGCCATCGCAAATGCCGAGCACAACTTCGATATGAATCGTGACGAACTGTATATTAAGACCATCTACGCCGATCAAGGCCCGGTCTTAAAGCGGTTTATGCCGCGGGCACGCGGTATGGCGAACCGCATCCGCAAACCAACCACCCATATTACGGTGGTAGTAGCCGATAAGTCGGATTATTAA
- the rplX gene encoding 50S ribosomal protein L24, which translates to MHVKTGDEVLVIAGKDKGRRGKIKRALPAVNRVVVEGLNIVKRHQKPRGPGRPGGIVEMEAPIHVSNVMLICPSCGRASRTGKRFLEETDHKGRPRKVRYCKACDAIIDK; encoded by the coding sequence ATGCATGTCAAGACTGGTGATGAAGTATTGGTGATTGCCGGTAAAGATAAAGGACGGCGTGGAAAAATTAAACGCGCGTTACCGGCAGTCAATCGAGTGGTGGTCGAAGGCTTGAATATTGTCAAACGCCACCAAAAACCGCGTGGCCCCGGCCGCCCCGGCGGTATTGTGGAGATGGAAGCTCCAATTCACGTCTCCAATGTGATGCTGATTTGTCCGAGTTGTGGACGGGCGTCGCGGACCGGTAAGCGTTTCCTTGAAGAGACCGACCACAAGGGCCGGCCACGCAAGGTACGCTACTGCAAGGCCTGCGATGCTATTATCGATAAGTAG
- the rplE gene encoding 50S ribosomal protein L5 yields the protein MTVRLREKYYKEVVPALMEEFKFKSIMQVPRLVKIVVNVGVGEAVQNAKAIEAAVNDVAAITGQKPVVTRAKKSVASFKLRAGMPIGVMVTLRGDRMYDFLDRLCSLALPRIRDFRGVSRSSFDGRGNYSIGLKEQIVFPDIDYDKIDKIRGLEVAIVTSAPNDEQAYSLLKRLGMPFRD from the coding sequence ATGACCGTTCGACTACGTGAGAAGTATTACAAAGAGGTCGTTCCGGCCCTGATGGAGGAGTTTAAGTTCAAGTCCATCATGCAGGTGCCGCGCCTCGTGAAAATTGTCGTTAATGTTGGGGTTGGCGAAGCGGTCCAGAACGCAAAAGCAATCGAAGCCGCCGTCAATGATGTCGCCGCGATTACAGGCCAGAAACCGGTGGTAACCAGAGCGAAGAAGTCGGTCGCATCGTTTAAGCTGCGCGCCGGCATGCCTATCGGCGTGATGGTGACACTTCGCGGCGACCGGATGTACGACTTTCTTGATCGTCTCTGCTCGCTCGCGCTGCCGCGTATTCGCGATTTCCGTGGCGTGAGCCGCAGCTCGTTCGATGGTCGCGGGAATTACAGTATTGGTCTGAAAGAGCAAATTGTCTTTCCAGACATTGACTACGATAAGATCGATAAGATTCGTGGTTTAGAGGTGGCAATTGTCACCAGCGCGCCGAATGACGAGCAAGCCTATTCTTTGCTCAAGCGACTCGGCATGCCATTTCGTGATTAG
- a CDS encoding class I SAM-dependent methyltransferase, with product MRPSFSATMELRLLTPPHWTDYELLDSGHGAKLERFGPYVLARPETQAIWSPQLPPTAWQRADATFRRTRGDEGPGEWHSHRPLPERWQLNANGVRCWVRLTPFRHTGVFPEHSAHWEWLAQQVRRRNQPRALVLFGYTGLSSLHLARHGAHVTHVDASKPAVRWAQENQALAELTDRPIRWLIDDVGKFVARELRRGNRYDLILLDPPVFGRGPNGEIWRLHEQLPTLLAQCARLLSTQPLGVLVCAYATTISALTIGNLLAEIMAPFAGYVTAGELAIPEQTTRRLLPTAIYAVWSDRELAVSG from the coding sequence GTGCGACCGTCCTTTTCTGCAACGATGGAGCTACGCCTGCTAACACCACCGCACTGGACCGATTACGAGTTGCTCGACTCCGGTCACGGTGCGAAACTGGAACGGTTCGGTCCGTATGTGTTAGCCCGACCGGAAACGCAGGCGATCTGGTCGCCTCAGCTTCCGCCAACTGCGTGGCAGCGGGCCGATGCCACCTTCCGCCGTACCCGCGGTGACGAGGGGCCGGGTGAGTGGCATAGCCATCGTCCCTTACCTGAACGCTGGCAGCTCAATGCGAATGGTGTTCGTTGTTGGGTACGCTTGACGCCGTTTCGGCATACCGGTGTCTTTCCTGAACATAGCGCACACTGGGAATGGCTGGCGCAACAAGTTCGACGACGTAACCAACCGCGGGCATTGGTGTTGTTTGGCTATACCGGATTGAGTAGTCTACACCTTGCTCGCCACGGTGCCCACGTGACACACGTCGATGCTTCAAAGCCTGCTGTGCGCTGGGCTCAAGAAAATCAGGCACTGGCCGAGTTAACCGATCGCCCGATCCGGTGGCTGATCGATGATGTCGGTAAGTTCGTGGCCCGCGAATTGCGACGCGGTAATCGTTACGACCTGATTTTGCTCGATCCACCGGTGTTCGGTCGTGGGCCAAATGGCGAGATCTGGCGATTGCATGAACAGTTGCCAACGTTACTCGCTCAGTGCGCTCGTTTGTTGAGCACACAACCGCTTGGGGTGTTGGTCTGTGCTTACGCTACCACTATCTCGGCGCTGACCATCGGTAATCTTCTGGCCGAAATTATGGCGCCGTTTGCAGGATATGTAACCGCCGGCGAGTTGGCAATCCCGGAACAGACCACTCGCCGCCTGTTACCGACGGCTATCTATGCCGTCTGGTCTGATCGGGAACTAGCCGTATCTGGCTGA
- the tuf gene encoding elongation factor Tu, giving the protein MAKQKFERTKPHVNVGTIGHVDHGKTTLTAAITKVLSLKGAAQFMAYDQIDNAPEERARGITIAIRHVEYQTDKRHYAHVDCPGHADYIKNMITGAAQMDGAILVVSAPDGPMPQTREHILLARQVQVPAIVVFLNKVDMMDDPELLELVELELRELLSKYGFPGDEIPIVRGSARNALESPSKDINAPEYACILELMNAVDEYIPTPQRAVDQPFLMPIEDVFGIKGRGTVVTGRIERGKVKVGDTVEIVGMTDEAPRRTVVTGVEMFQKTLDEGIAGDNVGCLLRGIERNEVERGQVLCAPGSIKPHKKFEAQVYVLKKEEGGRHTPFFSGYRPQFYIRTTDVTGAISLPAGMEMVMPGDNVVMTIELIVPVAIEEGLRFAIREGGRTVGAGVVTKILD; this is encoded by the coding sequence ATGGCCAAACAGAAATTTGAGCGGACGAAACCGCACGTCAACGTCGGCACCATCGGCCACGTCGACCACGGGAAGACGACGCTGACCGCAGCCATTACCAAGGTGCTCTCCCTCAAGGGTGCCGCCCAGTTTATGGCGTATGACCAGATCGACAACGCGCCCGAAGAGCGCGCCCGTGGTATTACCATCGCTATTCGCCACGTCGAGTATCAGACCGACAAGCGCCACTATGCCCACGTCGACTGCCCCGGTCACGCCGACTATATCAAGAATATGATTACCGGCGCAGCCCAAATGGACGGGGCCATCCTCGTGGTGAGCGCGCCCGACGGCCCGATGCCGCAGACTCGTGAGCACATCCTGCTGGCGCGCCAGGTGCAGGTGCCGGCCATCGTTGTCTTCCTCAACAAGGTAGATATGATGGACGACCCGGAGTTGCTCGAGCTGGTCGAGTTGGAGCTGCGCGAGCTGCTGAGCAAGTACGGCTTCCCCGGCGATGAGATTCCGATTGTGCGAGGCAGCGCCCGCAATGCGCTGGAAAGCCCGAGCAAGGATATCAACGCGCCGGAGTATGCCTGCATCCTTGAGCTGATGAACGCGGTCGATGAGTACATCCCGACGCCGCAGCGGGCGGTTGACCAGCCGTTCCTGATGCCGATTGAAGACGTGTTCGGGATTAAGGGCCGCGGTACGGTGGTGACGGGCCGCATCGAGCGCGGCAAGGTGAAGGTCGGAGACACGGTCGAGATTGTGGGAATGACCGACGAAGCGCCGCGGCGAACGGTGGTGACCGGCGTGGAGATGTTCCAGAAGACGCTCGATGAAGGGATTGCCGGCGACAACGTGGGCTGTCTGCTGCGTGGCATTGAGCGGAACGAGGTAGAGCGCGGGCAAGTGTTGTGTGCGCCGGGGAGCATCAAGCCGCACAAGAAGTTTGAGGCGCAGGTCTACGTGTTGAAGAAGGAAGAGGGTGGGCGCCACACGCCGTTCTTCTCCGGCTACCGACCACAGTTCTACATCCGCACCACCGATGTGACGGGGGCGATTAGCTTGCCGGCGGGGATGGAGATGGTGATGCCGGGCGACAACGTGGTGATGACGATTGAGCTGATTGTGCCGGTGGCGATTGAAGAGGGCCTCCGCTTCGCCATCCGTGAGGGTGGGCGCACCGTCGGTGCAGGTGTCGTCACCAAGATCCTTGATTAG
- the rpsJ gene encoding 30S ribosomal protein S10 produces MAKQKVRIRLKAYDHKILDQSARQIVEAAERTGALVAGPVPLPTKIERYSVIRSGFIDKDSQEQFEIRTHKRLIDVLDPSQQTINALMKLNLPAGVDIEIKL; encoded by the coding sequence ATGGCTAAGCAAAAGGTTCGTATTCGCCTCAAGGCGTATGATCATAAAATTCTCGACCAATCTGCGCGTCAGATTGTCGAGGCTGCCGAGCGAACAGGCGCACTCGTCGCCGGGCCGGTACCACTTCCGACCAAGATTGAACGCTACAGCGTGATCCGGTCGGGATTCATCGATAAAGACTCGCAAGAGCAGTTTGAGATTCGTACTCATAAGCGGTTGATCGATGTCCTCGATCCAAGTCAACAAACAATTAACGCGCTGATGAAACTCAATCTGCCGGCCGGTGTCGATATTGAGATTAAGTTGTAG
- the rplW gene encoding 50S ribosomal protein L23: protein MLTPYDILIRPLITEKNTSLMELNKYTFEVHRNATKPQIKHAVETIFNVRVTKVHTMNVRGKRRRRGQSVGYTRDWKKAIVTLAEGDRIEIFGA from the coding sequence ATGCTGACGCCGTATGATATTTTGATTCGCCCGCTGATCACCGAGAAAAACACGAGTTTGATGGAACTCAACAAGTATACGTTTGAGGTCCATCGCAATGCAACGAAGCCGCAGATTAAGCATGCGGTTGAGACCATCTTTAATGTGAGGGTCACGAAGGTTCATACGATGAATGTGCGCGGGAAGCGCCGCCGGCGCGGTCAGTCGGTTGGCTATACCCGCGATTGGAAGAAGGCCATCGTCACACTTGCCGAAGGCGATCGGATCGAGATCTTCGGCGCCTAA
- the rpmC gene encoding 50S ribosomal protein L29 produces the protein MKASELRALDDAQLRAKLSEYKVELFNLRFQKATGKLTNTARPKQVKKDIARILTILRERELAQAELG, from the coding sequence GTGAAAGCGAGTGAACTGCGCGCCCTTGATGATGCCCAACTGCGCGCAAAGCTGAGCGAGTATAAGGTCGAGTTGTTTAATCTGCGCTTCCAGAAAGCGACCGGTAAACTCACCAATACTGCTCGACCTAAGCAGGTGAAGAAGGACATTGCCCGCATCCTAACCATCCTGCGCGAGCGTGAGTTGGCGCAGGCCGAGCTCGGCTAG